tgtctttttctgtatcgccATAGCGAGTACACACGAGCGCgcgattttaaatttgattaaaaaacaaaaaagctagCAAACCACCGGTCGTCCTCGACCTTGCCCGCATAATCGTACAATCATCAGTCACAGCACGATCACGAGCGCTCATAAACTCGGCAGCTCTCGAGAGCTACCGTGCTATATAAGTAGACGACTTGATGTTCGCAGGTCTGCCGGAAAGCCTGGGCTGGAAGGAGTCCTCGATACCGCCGGACTCATCGAGCAGCGAAACCGGGGGCAAGGACACGCCCCCGGAGGCGGTGCACTTTACTCTCGGTGACGGGCTCGAAGAGTCCAGCCCCACGTCGCCGGTCGCAGTCCCGGCACTGGCGCCGACCGCGGCAGCTCCGACAACGACAACGACGCCGATGCCGCTGGTCCCGAGGCAGGACAGGCTGCTGGCGGCCTTCGACAAGATCCCCGAGGACAAGGtcctcggcagcagcagcagcagcaccatgGTCCGCTCGGTCAGCCAGGACACGAACCTGATCCTCGCCGACGAGAGGGCCGTCCCCGCGACCACGACCGCTTCTAATACTACCTCATCATTCCTCACCAAGACGTCCTACTCGGAGAACTCGCTCGAGCAAGCCGCGAGCGGCTCCGTGGAGAAGCTCGGCAGGCTTAGCACCCTGAAGAAGTCGCTGAGAGACCTGCCGACGGTCATGTCGCTCGACGAGGAGACCCTCTCGACGGACTCGAACTCGACGGCCGACAACGACGATATGAAGCGCCGACGCAGGAAGCTCCACTTCCCCGCGTTCCGCAAGAGCAAGAACAAGCCCTCGTGATGCTGGCTCAAGCTCAAGCGGGAGGCCCGCAAGCTCGGGCGCTTCTGCTTACTCGCGAGGACACGATTGTGACGACGCCGACGATGATTTCTTCTTGTTGTACAGCACACCACGATGGATATCGTCGCGAAGCCGGATCGACGAGGAGACGTGCGAGCAAACCGCTGATGTGCAATCGTTTTGCGGAGGGGAGGAGTATATACGTAGAGACTTAGTTTTGTTATCATTGTTGTTCTCATTATTCGATATGTATTTGTGTCACGCGAAATTTTACGCTTCGTTTTTCTGTTTATTCTCCGTTGATTTTGTTCTGTAAGCACGtgtacttcaatttttttttgtttttttttttataatagacGAGTTTTTATAAACGCTTTGGTTTCGTTATTCGAGTACTTAAAAAACGGACGGACAGGTGGACAATAGGGGAGGGAGTCGTCGATCGGGCAGGGCGACCGGTTTTGTACacacattttaatattcgGAGCGCGTATCACCGCGAAACGACAATATTTTTTCTGGACTAGCAATGTAGCACAGCGATCGACGAGGAGAGTTTCTAGCTTAAGATCGTCCGCGCTTTTTGCGACGAAGTTATTTGCGCGGCACACGACGTTTGTGCGAACGACTTACTTTTTGTAATCCATAGGGGTTTGATACATGCACTCGGGAAAGTTCAGCACAAaccgtatacgcgcgcgattaCGGAGACGAGGAATGTAATTGTTACAATGGGCATGACACGCGAATaggaagaaaattttttttagaaattattaTGTACGTGTTTTTTATAAGAGAAAACTACATAAAAAAGACTCGATATATACACGTAGTAACGAAGAAATATTATATCCAGAGACTGTGTAAAACAATTGCTATAGGTAATTTGTACCTTTGGCAGGAAAAACGACTCGTTCGGAGATGCaaattgtaatatttaatGTTTTCTTAGAGGGGAAACCAAAAGGAAAAGACTTTGGCGAGAAAAACGTTTGACCAAAAGTTTCCTGCACAAATTATTATCGTTAGTAATTATGGAAGCACGAGCGATCTTTTCGCGACGACAAAAGCTCTGGTATTTATTAGTGTTTTTGTTATACGtgacttttttttatgtagcttggcgctttaaaaatattctccttcgctattatttatttatttttctctcgctttaaatttgtttatttgcgCAAGTCACTTTTTCTGgcatcattttattttaagttttaatcTCGATCAGCCTTTGATACAAGTGCTTCTATAAATAAACTTCTACTTCCGATTCAACGCttctaaaatatattttaacgtTTCTTTACGAAAATAATGATTGCTATGCGTAgacgaaattcaaatttaaactcGAAACTACAAACATCGACCTACCTTTCGacatttacaaatattttgtacCACTTAAGCTGAGAATTTTTTCGCAAAGAGTTATTACTCAACCTGTAGATAGATGcgttaaaattagttattGTACAGCACTTATTACTATAAGGTTATTCCTAGATTAATTTATTATCGTAACTgcaattattactattatgcTATGTTTGCGAAGTAGGACAATAAATACTATCGTTTGAACACCAGGCGATGGatcaatttttcttataaGCGAATGAAATAtgcaatctaaaaaaatatcggATCCGTCCATAAataatttactaaaaattGGAAACAAAAGTAGTCTTATTCGGAATTCAATTTCTTCATTTATTATTAGTAGTGCTGGACACGCAAACCTCCTTGGTTCGAGGGAATATCTCTATACCAACTCATCATAAAACAATACAAGTAAATACGCAGTTCAGTGAACTGTTGCCATAAAAAGGATTGGATATgaagtcgaaaaaaaatgtagtaGTAATTTATCGTTAATTAATACTTCCGATAAACTTGCAAAATATCTATACGTTATAAAGTTATTCGGTTGATAGTCTAATTCATTCGTAACTTAAGGTGATCCAAACTTTGTTGCTACACGAAACAATTCAGCGTTATAGCGAATCTCGTTAACTTTTATGTTTATACGACATAAAGCTCGTTATATGATGTAATTTCTAAATGCTTCGGCAAAACCCAAATGTATGCCAAAGGACAGTTCAGCGTTGTACACGGACTCTAGCCCTACATTTTGCACATCGCGGACAATGTAGTATCGAAAAACATGACGAACGATGAAAGGTAAAAATCAACCAGAACGGTTTTTTCTCAGGGTGTGTATTTCTCGCTGTGCGTAGTTTTTACCCGCGGATTTGGCAATAACAGATTATATCGAAAATAGTAGAGaatatattgttatatatacacgtgtGTAAGCATCTGGATCCGcagaaaaaagtgaaaaaaaaaattatacaaatgtACCCGATGCTTGCctctctttttattattagatatatatatattaatattacgatcaaggtaaaattttaatcgaaAATACATTGTATTATCGTAGTTATTTTATCCATGCGAAGTGCAGAgaatcttattatttttaatcgagCTATTATAACTGATAGTAACACAATATAATATCCACGTGATGATTGAAAAGTATTgattttacttatttccttcgtAATCGCAGCTATAATTATACTTATATCCATGTATACTTAATACTATTAGTgacaaaaaaaggaagaaattaaatcaaaatcttCGATCATTATACCGACCCTgtcattaataatattataattcgCCATTCGTATGAATCCGTACGTCCATTTGATTTCAGCTTCTCAGTGCGCGCGTCTTCCctcgcgtatacatatattgtaatgaacgagaaaaaaaaaataatcgaaacaaagaaaagcaaaaCAAAGTGGAACTTTTCCAGAATAAACGAATACGCAGTTGAATTTGTCTTGTTCATTTTATTATCCGTCTACTTTCCGACGAAGATAAAGTGCGCTCCTTCGAATCTAGCTCAGCTCCGCAATATTCTCTTCTTATACTCCAACAACAAAAGCCAAACGCGGAACTGCATGTCCTTGCGCAATATAGTAGCGCGGGAAATTACGCAAAATTCTGATAATTACGAGAACGTTGCATCACTGGGACGCACACGTATAGCACGATGTCGATGATTAGGCTCTCTGGTGCGAAGTAATGAAGATCGCCTATAATTGGTTGAGCCTCGTCGCTGTTTATTTCGATCAAATGAAAACAATGCGGATAGGCAATTTTGATCAGTGCCGCGGACTTGCAGCGACGGAGACTAGATTTTCATAAACATCCACCTGCTCGTtcgtattaaatataaaacgaCTATGTTAGAATAGAAATTACATATCCGTAGGTATACATTACGATAGAAATGCTTTCAAACCACTCGCACCCAGCCGTATTTTACAATCTCCTCGTACGTCATGCGAATAATTTATGGATATAAAGTAGAATCTTTAAAATGTATAAGTAGCTATTTCGTCTGTAAAAGACGTCTCGCAACATTACACCGAGACAAGAATAACaacattaaaatttacatgGTCAAGTTTGAATTCGTTGTCGTGCGTATATGTAGAGAAATCCATTCGTTGTGTTCGATCCAACCCTCGTCGCAACATTTGGCCGCGACTCCAACCTCTCGCTCGTGTACGTATTGCTTATAGGTGTACCTATATGAAAGAGCTTTCTCCTCTTACTTTCACCGCAACGGTGGCGGCCGATACATATATCTGTCGCGCAGGTGCAGATTTACGCTtttctctcggcggcggcggcggcggcggcgggatGAGATTTTAAATCAGCGCCCTGCGACCTTTTGAATGCGAGAGATTATTTCTTTTCGCCCATGAGTAAGAGCTGGCATGAAACTAAAGCGTCGGTCATCCGCGGATGACTTCATTGCCGAGGACCGCAGTGACTGACTCGCATCTGAAATCCAATTAGACTTTTTTTCATCGTAGGTGTATACACGGCGGCACTGCCCTACTTTTTTGGCACTTGATCATTTTCGCGCGTTTCGAAGATTTCAAAATATCCAGCGCCGCTCCCAAGGCTCCCGCCCATATCCGCCTCTTTCACGCACGTTTTATATGCATGTACAGTCACACGCGCATACGTCCACGCCTCTTATCGaatacaaatatattgtaCAAATATACTACCGTCGATTGTAATTGTCGTGTTCGAAGAGCCGATCGCTTCTGTTGTACGCGCACGCAAGGCATACTTTCCAAATTGCAGTGTGTGCCAAAAGCGATCGGCTTTTTTACATAAGCGTCGCTCTTGTAAAACATGCGTATAATAAATAGCCATATATCACACAAAGTGTACAATTCTTCATGGGCTACATAATACATTTAGAATAGAGAATATACGCTGGAGAAGGTCGTCTCAGGTGTAAGTGAGTAAGTGGCGACTGAAGGAGGGGAATAGTATAGCCTTGAATACAGATTATTTGGTCAAGAGATTACGTAATATTACAATAGCATATGAGATTCGTTGTTTAGAAAGGGTGAACTATATCTAGAAGGACAATCTGTAAGAGCCTAGGGGTTTACGTTGCGCTGCGGCACTTTTGTTTATCTCGCGAGGCAGTGCTTTTTTTACTCTACtcgtaaaaaagtattttcacGAGACGATGTATATACGCgtcgaaacttttttctccgttaattaaaacttatatattgTTGAGATAGAATCGAGTTCTGGAATGCTGCTATACACATCGCGTCGTTGAACTCACTCTCGCTTATATGCCGAAGACCCTAACGTGCTTTTCAGTCTTATAGTTGAGAGCAAAATATACCGAAGCTCTCGCTTGCGTCTTGCGAACCTTGCGAATATGAAGTTTACAATAAATTACTGCGAACATTCGTATATTGGAGTATTGTTAgacgtatatacctatatgtacaGAGAAGCCGCCCTTCTTCTTACTTTGTACTTTATACAAACGGAACACCAGGTTGTCGGAcgaagtataaaaaaaaaaaaaaaaaaaaatcgttaaatgCTGCGTAAAATAGGAATCTTCCGGTTGTTTTGAATGAATTATGATGTCCTCGAGTCCAAAACCAAGCGTCGAAACTGTCCATTCTTGACTTagaatcacacacacacacacacacagagacagGAATCCGTTATCCCTCTTTGGTAGTCGCTCCAGCAGAGCTTGCCTTGTCCGCTAAAAATTCAGTCAAAGTTAGTCGTGAAAATTCTCGGGGACACGGTCGCACATCGAAAAGGCAGTTCGAGTAGCTATCGCCGAGGCTGCGCGTGCTCGAGGCCTCGCGTCCCAGATTCGCGTTCGTCCTCAACGAACGCGAGCTTTTACCGATGAAGAATCTATCGTAACGAGTGTGGAGTACACtgtaaagaaaataaatcgtGAGATTAGGGGAAGCAATGACGAAGCTCAGTAACGAGTGTCAGCTCGTTTTGAGCTCGAAAAAAGCTCCTCCGTTCATTCTGCGTTCATTTTTCATCGCTATTTTCTGCCCGTAAATTTGAGCTGTAAGAAAGCGTCGGCGCGGAGCTAGGACTCGTCGCTGTCCTTGATCCGGATCTTCACCGCCTCtccgtcgtcctcgtcgtcgtcggcgtccggctgctcctcctccttctcggCCAGAGCGGAGCTCTCCTCGTCGCACTGCTCGCTCATCTCCGCGGCGGAGGGTATGGTGGCCAGGAGTCGGACGGCCAGTCTGCCGGGCGAGCCCGGGGAGTCGGGCTCCTGGAAGGCCATCTGCCGGGTCAGCCGGGGCTTGGCTCTGTCGAGGGAGCTGCTCGAGCGCGTCACGCGCCAGGTGCTGGTGCTGGCGGTGTTGCCCGAGCCCGAGGAGTCGTTGCGCGAGGAGCTGAGGTTCGAGTCCTGGGACGGCTTGCGGCTGATCAGCCAGGAGGAGGTGCGGCGCTTCGGGTCGAGCAGCCTGTGGATTTGAAATCGAGCTCAAGTAAGttccagagagagagggggggggcgGGGCGCTACGGGTTTGAGTACCTGAGGGGAATGCCGCAGCGATGATGCTGCCTCCAGGAGTCGGAGCGCGAGGAGGAGTAGTTCTCGCTGGAGGACATGGAGGAGGCTCGCTTGTGCTGCTTCTGCTGGATCTCGGCGGCGATGCGGTAGGCGTAGGGGTCGCCGGCGAGGttgcgccgctgccgctggcTCTTGGAGCAGGGCCAGCTGATGTTGGCCTGCCACCAGCgcaccgccgccgtcgtcgtcgagctGGCCGACTGGCCGCGCTCCAGGATCAGCCGGGCGCTGTTGCCGCAGACGCAGGtggcctgctgctgctggtaaGCGTTCACCTGCGGCTGGTGCGGATGCTGGAGGAGGTTGAGGTCGCGCGAGCCGGCGGACCGGTCGACGAGGCTGTTGGTGTTGGCGGGGCTCAGCCGGTTGCTAAAGTTGGAGCTGTGCCGGCAGCGGCCGATGCTCCGGGTCACCCGGGACTCCTCGATGGCCTTGCAGATGAGCACGCAGTCCTTCTTGAACTGCTTGGTCAGGATGGCGTAGAGGAAGGGGTTGCAGCAGGAGTTGAGCGGCAGCACGAACACCGCAAAGACCTTGGCCTGCTCGAGGCTGACCAGCTGCAGGCCGAAGGTGGCGGTCAGCGAGAAGAAGGCGATGGGCGACCAGCAGAGCAAGTCCGTCAAGACGAGGAGCGCCATGCGCTTGGCGATCCTCGAGTCGTTCGAGTTCCAGGCCTGGGAGCCCCGGATGGCGCAGTACATCTTGAGGTAGCAGCCCATCAGGATGAGGAAGGCCAGGCCGTTGACGAGCACGAGGAAGACGACGTAGGCCATGGCCGCGGGGCCGCTCGTCTCGAATGGCAGGCAGATGGCGAACTTGCGGTAGTCCGAGACGCCGAGGAGCGGCAGCGCCGCCATGCCCAGGGCGAAGGTCCAGCCGGCGCTCATGATGTAGCCGGCGTGCTTGAGCGAGAGCCGCTTGTTCAGGTGCATCGCGTGCGTGATGGCGTAGTTCCGCTCGAGGGTGATCACGGCCAGCGTGTAGACCGAGAGCTCCGAGCTGAGGACGCCGAGGAAGCCGGCCAGCTGGCAGCCCGCCGACATCTGCCAGGGGATCGCGTACTTGCGGAACTCGCCGAGCGTCGAGGCGTCGACCACGGCCAGCATGCCGAGGTAGAGGCCCATGAAGaagtcggcggcggcgaggtTGCAGACGAGGAAGCGCGGCACGTCCATCTTGCTGCGCGAGAAGACGAGGACGAAGACGACGCTGCCGTTGCCCAGCATGGCCAGCAGGAAGACGAGCCAGACGCCGCAGCGCAGCGTCCACCAGTCGAAGAGGTCGCGGCATGGCAGGAACGGACCTGCGGGCAGGCAGAGCGGTCAGCAAAAAAGGGGGACTTTTCGGACGGGGGGCCTAGCTACGAACCGGGCTGCGGAAGGCACTGGATGCGCGCCGGCTGCGTCGCCGGCCTCGGGCTCCGGCCCTCTTGCTCCTCGAAGTACTCCTCGACGTAGGCGGGCAAATTGCCCGGGTACGTGAAATCTGTACCAAAGTTATCCCAAAGTTCATTTATTTTCGATCCGAATTTCTCGCTCAAGTTATCTAGAAAACGTTACGTCACTTCATTGCTGCATAGTTTCCACCaaggcgtgtgtgtgtgtgtgtgtgtgtgtgtgtgtgtataacaaTAAATGCGTGGggctgttttttgtttttttttgtttgaggaAAAAGCCCGGAGGGGGGAAACTCACGCAGCTGCGGCCAGATGTCGGTGAGGCTCTGGTTCCAGAGGCTCATGTCGAAGTCGTTATCCGTGGGAAAGAGGACCGACTCCTGCAGCAGCTCCTCGCCGGCCGCCGCCTCGGAGGCCCCCGAGACTCCGGCCTCGAGCTCCTCGGCGCTGACGAACGAGCAGCAGTGGTACGCGTAGGAGAGGACCATCGTGCGGACGCGCGGGAAGAGCTCCGGCGCCGGGAACTCCCTGAGGGCCGGGTTGTTGAAGGTCTTGAGGTGGAGCAGGCCCGAGAGCCCCTTGATCGGCAGGCTCGGGAAGATATTGTTCCCCAGGTTCCTGCGAGAAAGGCTTTTCGTGTTTGCTCGCTCGATTTACAGCTACGGCGTATACTCACAGGTCCTCGAGCTGCTTTATCTCCTCGAACGCGTCCGGGTGGACAAAGTCGATGCCGTTGCTCTCCAGGTCACTGCAAAACGGCCGATCGCGTTCCTATGCGCCATTgccttataaaatataaaattaccTATACTCACAGCACTTGGAGCTTGGTCAGGCCGGTGAAGGCGTCCTGGGGCACGCTCTCCAGCAGGTTGTTCGGTATGAGCAGGTCGTGCAGCGCCCCCAGACCCTCGAACGGCTTGCCCTCGAGCGAGGAAATGAGGTTGCTCGCGAGGTCTCTGGAAGCGCGGACGAGCGTCTCAAAATAAGCCCGATAGTAGTTAGCGGAGCTAGCGTTTTACGACGAGGCGCATATAAACAAGAAGACAAGCTCTCACATACGTACAAAACCCGAAGATCGCGGCAGCCTTTAAGATTGGGCACGGCGCTCAGTCGGTTGGACTTGAGATCTCTGGAAGCAGAGAGGCGAGTCATTTGCGAACGCGAGGCCGGAATACAGTACCTATATAGTCGTACTCACAGGCTCTTGAGCTTGGGCGCTTGTCGGCAGAGCTCATCGGGCACTCGCTCGATGCGCGCCCGGTCCAGCCGGAGGAACTCGAGGGAGCGGCAGCCCTCCAGCGACGGGAACTCGCTCAGCTCCTTCAGGTTCGACAGGATGCTTCTCGGAGAGAAATACGAGAAGGATTGGCTTTGCGAACGATTTTGGGAATATCGCCTGGTTATATACTCACAGCTTGCGGAGCCGCGAGAGATGCTGGAACGCGGCAGGCTGCACCTCGCTTATCGGGTTGCCGCGCAGGTCCAGCGACAGCAGGTTCTTCGCGTCCCTCAGGCTGTCGGCCTCGATCAGACGGATCCTGTTGTTCGACAGCGATCTGGAACATTGCGTGTTCGGTGTAAGGAAAATGGCCATTTGATGGCGGGCGATCTCGCAACTCACAGTTCCTCCAGGCTGCTCATCCTGGCCAGGGCCCTCGGGAATTCCGTCAACTTGTTATCGTCCAACTCTCTGCgaggagatttttttttttttttttttttttttttctcaaggAAACGCCCGCTAAATATAGAAGAGGATTTATATACTCACAGGAGCGCGAGACTCGTCATGTTGTCGAACGCCTCTGGGTCGATGCGCTCGATGCGGTTGCGGCGCAGTAACCTGTGCAGCGGTAACAAGCCCATAAATATCGCAGAGAGATCTCTTTGCGCACGTCGCAGCGTGTCAGCTTTCAAGTGTGGCTTGGCCGTGTGCGCAGCTAATTTATGACGCGAGCTCTGAGGCTAGGCTATCTGCCAGCGCTCGCTTCTCCTTTAttgattgatttattttattatttatttattttttcaatatactcACAGAATCTCGAGATGGGGGTAGCGTCGGAAGCCGCGTGCTGGAATGTTCGTTAGATTGTTGCTCGTCAGATCTCTGCAACAGACAAGCCGAGGGGTGCTTGGTGAGCAAAGTTCGAGGAAAGTTTGCTGGCAGCGCGGAAGTAAagcgctctcgctcgcggtaTCTCATCGGAACAGAAGGTTTATCGGCCCTGTTTTCCCTTCTCACAGGCCGTATTGTGTCGCGCCTACCACGAGGAGCTTAATCCATCAGCGAA
The sequence above is a segment of the Nasonia vitripennis strain AsymCx chromosome 3, Nvit_psr_1.1, whole genome shotgun sequence genome. Coding sequences within it:
- the LOC100122233 gene encoding lutropin-choriogonadotropic hormone receptor; amino-acid sequence: MLLSLVGRLLLLWAAIGLQAVRTETPDCELLGGPAARELSCRAAGIEALDRLPELANLTRIDLTSNNLTNIPARGFRRYPHLEILLLRRNRIERIDPEAFDNMTSLALLELDDNKLTEFPRALARMSSLEELSLSNNRIRLIEADSLRDAKNLLSLDLRGNPISEVQPAAFQHLSRLRKLILSNLKELSEFPSLEGCRSLEFLRLDRARIERVPDELCRQAPKLKSLDLKSNRLSAVPNLKGCRDLRVLDLASNLISSLEGKPFEGLGALHDLLIPNNLLESVPQDAFTGLTKLQVLDLESNGIDFVHPDAFEEIKQLEDLNLGNNIFPSLPIKGLSGLLHLKTFNNPALREFPAPELFPRVRTMVLSYAYHCCSFVSAEELEAGVSGASEAAAGEELLQESVLFPTDNDFDMSLWNQSLTDIWPQLHNLSEKFGSKINELWDNFGTDFTYPGNLPAYVEEYFEEQEGRSPRPATQPARIQCLPQPGPFLPCRDLFDWWTLRCGVWLVFLLAMLGNGSVVFVLVFSRSKMDVPRFLVCNLAAADFFMGLYLGMLAVVDASTLGEFRKYAIPWQMSAGCQLAGFLGVLSSELSVYTLAVITLERNYAITHAMHLNKRLSLKHAGYIMSAGWTFALGMAALPLLGVSDYRKFAICLPFETSGPAAMAYVVFLVLVNGLAFLILMGCYLKMYCAIRGSQAWNSNDSRIAKRMALLVLTDLLCWSPIAFFSLTATFGLQLVSLEQAKVFAVFVLPLNSCCNPFLYAILTKQFKKDCVLICKAIEESRVTRSIGRCRHSSNFSNRLSPANTNSLVDRSAGSRDLNLLQHPHQPQVNAYQQQQATCVCGNSARLILERGQSASSTTTAAVRWWQANISWPCSKSQRQRRNLAGDPYAYRIAAEIQQKQHKRASSMSSSENYSSSRSDSWRQHHRCGIPLRLLDPKRRTSSWLISRKPSQDSNLSSSRNDSSGSGNTASTSTWRVTRSSSSLDRAKPRLTRQMAFQEPDSPGSPGRLAVRLLATIPSAAEMSEQCDEESSALAEKEEEQPDADDDEDDGEAVKIRIKDSDES